The sequence TGGAGAAGAAAGTTAAAGTTCGTTTTGCACCAAGTCCTACAGGACCTTTTCATATTGGCGGCGCCAGATCTGCTTTGTTCAACTGGCTCTATGCACATCACATGAATGGTACATTCCTGGTTAGAATTGAAGACACAGACTTAAAGAGATCTACGAAAGAATCCGAAGAAAACATAAAGGATTCTCTGAAGTGGTTGGGACTTAACTGGGATGAAGGCATCGATGTGGGAGGAGACAATGGCCCATACAGACAGACTGAACGTCTCGATATTTACAATGCAGAAGTTAAGAAACTGATTGATGAAGGAAAAGCCTACTACTGCTACTGCACAGAAGAAGAACTGGAAGAAAGCAGAAAAGAACAGATAGCAGCAGGCAAGACTCCGGTTTATGATGGACATTGCGAACATTTAACGCAGGAACAGATTGATCAGTATAAGGCTGAAGGTCGCAAACCGGTCGTCCGCCTGAAAGTTAGAAAAGACGGTGTGTTTGCATTTGATGATATGGTCAGAGGCCATGTTGAGTTCCAGGCATCCGGAATCGGTGATTTCATCATTGTAAAATCCGATGGCATTCCGGTGTACAATTTTGCTGTAGTTATCGATGATGCCAAGATGGGGGTTACCCACGTTATCCGTGCTGAAGAACACCTTTCCAATACACCCAGACAGTTAGCTATTTATGAAGCGCTGGGTTATGAAGTTCCTAAGTTTGGTCATATTTCTCTGATTCTGGGTGCTGACCATAAGAAGATGAGTAAGAGACATGGCGCTACTTCAGTGACTGAATATAGAAATATGGGATATCTCCCGCAGGCTATGTTCAATTACCTGGCTTTGCTTGGATGGGCACCGCAGGGAGAACAGGAAATTTTCTCAGTAGATGAATTAGTCAAGCAGTTCTCTATGAACCGTGTTTCCTCCAATGATGCTGTTTTTGACATTGAAAAGCTGAACTGGATCAATTTCCAGTATATGAAGCAGTTAACACCGGATCAGCTGCTGGAACTGACTCTGCCATTTATTGAAAAGGCAGGATACGTACAGGAATCTATCGATGCTGATAAGAAAGAATGGCTCAAAGCAGTCGTGTGGTATGTACGTGATCATTTGTATTATGGTGCTCAGGCTCCGGAGAATGTTAAGGTTTTCTTTGAAGATCTCCCCGTGCTTCAGGATCCGGAACTGCTTGCTGTCATGCAGGCTGAAACAAGTGCATTGATCATCAAATCCTTTGCAGAAGAACTGAAGCATCTGGAATCCTTCGATGCTGATTCTATCAAGAGTTGTTTTACCCGCCTGATGAAGGAAACAAAAGTCAAAGGAAAAGCTGCATTTGAACCAGTTAGAATTGCTTTGACAGGTGTTACCCATGGACCTGGCCTCTATGATATGATTGCATTATTTGGTAAAGAAAAGGCCGTCAAACGCTTAGAAGATGCTTTGGCGTATTGTTCTGACAATTAAGAATTTGGCTAAATCTTAGCTGCCAATTATTGATCTTGTTTATTGATGGTCAGATTTAGTCAGATATAAGGAGAAGTCTCGATGGATTTTGAACTTATTGAGCATGCCCTTCCCATACTGCTTCTTGGAGCAGGTGTGACGATTGAAATCACAGCGGTCAGCGTTGCCATTGGTTTCTTTATTGGCTTGTTTGTGGGCATTGCCAGAATTTCCCAGATGAAGATTTTAAGAATTCTGGCCACTATTTACGCTGACTGCATCAGAGGAACTCCTCTGCTGGTGCAAATCTTCCTTATATATTTTGCACTGCCAATTGTTACAGGGCACAGAGTTGAACCTTTTGCAGCTGCCGTTACTGCCTGTGGTATTAATAGCGGTGCTTATGTTTCTGAAATTTTCAGAGCAGGAATCCAGTCAATCGATATCGGTCAGACCGAAGCAGGAAGATCTTTGGGATTAACATGGTGGCAGACGATGTACTATGTAATACTGCCGCAGGCGGTCAGAAACATTCTGCCGCCGCTCGGTAATGAATTCATTGCGATGCTGAAAGATTCTTCTTTGGTTTCAGTTATTGGATTTGAAGAATTGACAAGAAGAGGACAGTTAATTATCGCTCAGACGTATGGATCCTTTGAAATTTGGACAACCGTTGCAATTCTTTACCTCATTATGACATTAGCAATTTCTCGAGTAGTTGCCGCTTTGGAAAAGAGATAATTATGCCTGAAACAAAAAATTTGATAGAGATCAACCATATCAGCAAGAAGTTTGGTGATCTTACAGTTTTAAAAGACATCAGCCTGAAGGTCAGGGAAAAAGAAGTTGTGGTTATCATAGGACCGTCCGGTTCAGGGAAAAGTACGCTTTTACGCTGCATAAACGGACTTGAAACACCGACATCGGGCGCTATTTTCTTTGATGGCCTTGAGGTTAACGGAGAAAAGAACATCAATTACGTAAGAACTGAAGTTGGTATGGTCTTTCAGCGGTTTAATTTGTTCCCGCACATGACAGTACTGCAAAACCTTATGCTGGCGCCTATGAAGGTAAGAAAGATTTCCTCTGATGAGGCGAAGGAAAGAGGTATGCTTCTTCTGAAGAAAGTCGGCCTTGCTGATAAAGCGGATTACAAACCGGCACAGCTCTCAGGCGGTCAGCAGCAGCGAGTCGCGATTGCCCGTGCTCTTGCGATGAAGCCGAAAGCTCTCTTGTTTGATGAACCGACTTCTGCACTGGATCCAGAAATGGTCCATGAAGTATTGGACGTCATGAAGGAAGTTGCTGAAGAGGGAATGACTATGGTCGTCGTTACTCACGAAATGGGATTTGCCCGTGAGGTTGGATCGCGCGTGGTATTTATCGACCAGGGCGTCATAGTAGAAGAAGGTACTCCGGAAGACGTGTTCAATCATACAAAAGAAGACCGGACAAAGGAATTCCTCTCCCAGGTTCTCTAAACAATCCTGCCATAATTTATTTTTATACCAAAGCCCAAATTTTTATAATATTTGGACAGCTATATTTCGGCTTTTAGATTGACGAAATTAAAAAATTATGGTATTGTTAAAACATGCTCAATCTGAGCAATGTAGTAATTTTTTTAGGAGGAATTTCCATGAAAGGTACAGTTAAGTGGTTCAGTGCAGAAAAGGGCTATGGCTTTATTGAAAGAGAAGAAGGCGGAGATGTTTTTGTTCATTTCTCTGCTATTCAGTCCGATGGCTTCAAGACACTGAATGAAGGTCAGAAAGTTGATTTCGAAATTATTGATGGTGCAAGAGGACCGCAGGCTGCAAACGTAAAAGTTGAAGGCTGATCACTTACTGAAGCAATAGAGCGAAAGTTTCTGAATCAAAGAATGGGAGTAAATCTTTAATGGATTTACTCCCATTTTTCATTTGTTTCATAAATATAAATTTATAGTATGCTAATTATGATTAAATAATTTTGATTTGAAAAAAATTATAAATATCGTATAATAAATACATAAGGATAAGCAATTCAGCTTATTAAGGAAAAGGGGGATCTTATTATGGAGTTAACAGTAAGAGGCAAAAATCTTGAGATCACCGATGCTTTACATACTTATGTAGAAAAGCATACGGGAAAGATTCAGAGGTACTTTGATAAACCCATTAAGATCAATGTTTTACTTCGCATTTCCAATATGACGAAAACTTGTGAAGTGACAGTGTTTGTTGATGGCGTAATTCTTCGTGGTGTTGAAAAGTCTGACGATATGTACAAATCGATCGACCTTGTTTTTGACAAAGTTGAAAGACAGATTCATAAATATAAGACACGCCTGGCAAAAAAATTCAAAGAAAGAAACACGCTCAGCAAACAGTTCATGCAGGAAGAAGAAGCTGTACAGCCTGTATCTGAATCTGCTTTTGAAATTGTTAAGACCAAACATTTCAACATTACCCCAATGTCTCCGGAAGAAGCAATTCTTCAGATGAATCTTTTAGGACATAGTTTCTTCATGTTCTTCAATTCCGAGACCGAAGGAATGGCTGTCGTTTATCGCAGAGATGACGGCAAGTATGGTCTGATTGACGCTAACAAATAAATTAGTAGAGATTAATGAAAAAGGGAGCGGAATATTCCGCTCCCTTTTGACTATATGGGGGTATTTTGATAAAATAAACAAGATGTACAGATGAATAGATATGCTGGAAGGATTAGATTCTTGAATCAATTTAAATAAGGAGCTGCTTCGATGTTTGATAAGTTTTTTGACAGGTTGTTCAATGGTTCAAATGAGAAAGAGATCAAAAAGATCCGCAAGATCGTTGAACAGGAAATAAATCCTCTTGAAGGTTCAATGAAGAAACTTAGCGATTCCTCGTTGGCAAACAAAACAAATGAATTTAAGGCAAGACTGGCGAAAGGGGAAACTCTTGATGATATCCTGCCGGAAGCTTTTGCTGTAATACGAGAAGCATCCCGCCGTGTACTTGGCATGCGTCACTTTGATGTGCAGCTGATTGGTGGTATTATCCTCCACAAGGGAAATATTGCTGAAATGTGTACCGGCGAAGGCAAGACCTTGGTTGCAACTGCTCCGGTATATTTGAACGCTCTGGAAGGCAAGGGCGTACACGTCATCACCGTCAATGATTACCTTGCTAAGCGTGACAGTGAATGGATGGGCCAGGTTTACAAATTCTTAGGACTCACTGTAGGCCTGATTGTACATGATCTTGATTTCAATCAGAGGAAGATTGCTTACAATTCAGATATCACCTACGGGACAAACAATGAATTTGGCTTTGATTATCTTAGAGATAATATGGTCACATCATTGGATCAGATGGTGCAGCGCCCGCTGCATTTCTGCCTGATCGATGAAGTCGACTCCATTCTGATCGATGAAGCACGTACACCATTGATTATTTCCGGCCCGGGACAGAAATCTACTGATAATTACTACGTAATGGCAAAACTTGTGCCGCAGCTGAAGAAGGATGAAGATTATACAATTGATGAAAAGCAGAAAACCGTTGCACCGACTGAAACCGGTGTTGCAAAAATGGAAAAACTGCTTCATGTAGATAATCTTTATGACGCAGAAAATCTGGAATTGAACCATCTCTTCGTTCAGGCTCTGCGTGCGCAGGCCATGATGGAAAGAGACCGCGACTATGTCGTCAAAGATGGCGAAGTAGTTATTGTTGATGAATTTACCGGCCGACTGATGTATGGCCGTCGTTACTCTGATGGCCTCCATCAGGCTATCGAAGCAAAAGAGGGACTGGAAGTACAGCGTGAAAGCCAGACTCTGGCAACAATCACCTTCCAGAACTACTTCAGAATGTATGATAAGCTCGCCGGTATGACCGGTACTGCAAAAACGGAAGAACAGGAATTTATCAAGATTTACGGACTTCCTGTACTTCAGGTTCCAACCAACAAACCGATACTGCGTAAGGATCTCCCCGATGTTGTCTTCAAGACAAAAGCAGGGAAGTACAGAGCGGTTGTCAAGGAAGTTCAGCGCAGACATCAGACCGGGCAGCCAATGCTTATTGGTACAACGTCGATCGAACAG is a genomic window of Veillonellaceae bacterium containing:
- the gltX gene encoding glutamate--tRNA ligase, with translation MEKKVKVRFAPSPTGPFHIGGARSALFNWLYAHHMNGTFLVRIEDTDLKRSTKESEENIKDSLKWLGLNWDEGIDVGGDNGPYRQTERLDIYNAEVKKLIDEGKAYYCYCTEEELEESRKEQIAAGKTPVYDGHCEHLTQEQIDQYKAEGRKPVVRLKVRKDGVFAFDDMVRGHVEFQASGIGDFIIVKSDGIPVYNFAVVIDDAKMGVTHVIRAEEHLSNTPRQLAIYEALGYEVPKFGHISLILGADHKKMSKRHGATSVTEYRNMGYLPQAMFNYLALLGWAPQGEQEIFSVDELVKQFSMNRVSSNDAVFDIEKLNWINFQYMKQLTPDQLLELTLPFIEKAGYVQESIDADKKEWLKAVVWYVRDHLYYGAQAPENVKVFFEDLPVLQDPELLAVMQAETSALIIKSFAEELKHLESFDADSIKSCFTRLMKETKVKGKAAFEPVRIALTGVTHGPGLYDMIALFGKEKAVKRLEDALAYCSDN
- the raiA gene encoding ribosome-associated translation inhibitor RaiA → MELTVRGKNLEITDALHTYVEKHTGKIQRYFDKPIKINVLLRISNMTKTCEVTVFVDGVILRGVEKSDDMYKSIDLVFDKVERQIHKYKTRLAKKFKERNTLSKQFMQEEEAVQPVSESAFEIVKTKHFNITPMSPEEAILQMNLLGHSFFMFFNSETEGMAVVYRRDDGKYGLIDANK
- the secA gene encoding preprotein translocase subunit SecA; the protein is MFDKFFDRLFNGSNEKEIKKIRKIVEQEINPLEGSMKKLSDSSLANKTNEFKARLAKGETLDDILPEAFAVIREASRRVLGMRHFDVQLIGGIILHKGNIAEMCTGEGKTLVATAPVYLNALEGKGVHVITVNDYLAKRDSEWMGQVYKFLGLTVGLIVHDLDFNQRKIAYNSDITYGTNNEFGFDYLRDNMVTSLDQMVQRPLHFCLIDEVDSILIDEARTPLIISGPGQKSTDNYYVMAKLVPQLKKDEDYTIDEKQKTVAPTETGVAKMEKLLHVDNLYDAENLELNHLFVQALRAQAMMERDRDYVVKDGEVVIVDEFTGRLMYGRRYSDGLHQAIEAKEGLEVQRESQTLATITFQNYFRMYDKLAGMTGTAKTEEQEFIKIYGLPVLQVPTNKPILRKDLPDVVFKTKAGKYRAVVKEVQRRHQTGQPMLIGTTSIEQSEELSHLLTQAGIVHSVLNAKYHEREAMIVAQAGQKGQVTIATNMAGRGTDIQLGEGVAELGGLAIIGTERHESRRIDNQLRGRAGRQGDPGSSQFFLSLEDDLLRIFGGDNIKKFMEKMGLDDDEPINSKMVSNAIQKAQKRVEARNFDIRKYVLEYDDVMNQQRKVVYEQRRRILEGEDMKDQIMNMVDTIIEKGMEIYADPKLYPEEWDFAGLLKYSEKYFLSPGELTVEQLEEMSREEVEDKLKTCAHETYESREKSIGSPMMRELEKAVMLKVVDSKWMEHLDDMDMLKEGIGLRSYGQRNPIVEYKVEAYDIFEEMQQAMMETIILYLYHIQIRFAEEPPAEAVEQDDHLKDATPHYVNEDPSYTDNENDSKD
- a CDS encoding amino acid ABC transporter permease codes for the protein MDFELIEHALPILLLGAGVTIEITAVSVAIGFFIGLFVGIARISQMKILRILATIYADCIRGTPLLVQIFLIYFALPIVTGHRVEPFAAAVTACGINSGAYVSEIFRAGIQSIDIGQTEAGRSLGLTWWQTMYYVILPQAVRNILPPLGNEFIAMLKDSSLVSVIGFEELTRRGQLIIAQTYGSFEIWTTVAILYLIMTLAISRVVAALEKR
- a CDS encoding amino acid ABC transporter ATP-binding protein, producing MIEINHISKKFGDLTVLKDISLKVREKEVVVIIGPSGSGKSTLLRCINGLETPTSGAIFFDGLEVNGEKNINYVRTEVGMVFQRFNLFPHMTVLQNLMLAPMKVRKISSDEAKERGMLLLKKVGLADKADYKPAQLSGGQQQRVAIARALAMKPKALLFDEPTSALDPEMVHEVLDVMKEVAEEGMTMVVVTHEMGFAREVGSRVVFIDQGVIVEEGTPEDVFNHTKEDRTKEFLSQVL
- a CDS encoding cold-shock protein codes for the protein MKGTVKWFSAEKGYGFIEREEGGDVFVHFSAIQSDGFKTLNEGQKVDFEIIDGARGPQAANVKVEG